Within the Bradyrhizobium ottawaense genome, the region GGCCCAGCAGGCTCCCGCCAGCGGCAACGCGAACACGGCCGCACAGCAGCCGGCCACCCAGCCGTCAACGGCGACAAATTCGGCTCAGTCGTCTACTAACGTGAATGCTTCCGTCAACATCAACGACCAGCAGCGCACGCGTGTAGCCGAGTCGATCACACGGCTGAACGTGCAGCCCCTCACCAACGTCAACTTCTCGTTGACCGTAGGAACCGCCGTTCCCCGCGACATTCGTCTGCAGACGCTCCCGGCCGACGTCGTGGAAGTCGTGCCGCAGTACCGCGGGTATAGCTTCTTCGTGGTACGCGACGAAATCGTCATCGTCGAACCGTCCACCTACCAGATCGTGACCGTGCTGCCGCGCAACGGCGGAGCGACGGCCGCTGCGCCGGCGCCGTCGCATTCAAAGGTCTCGTTCACCGACAAGGACCGCGACGTCGTGCGCAAGCACGTGAAGACGAGGGCGACCGAGCGCCAAACGACAGGCAGTACAGCAAAGGTCGTCATCCGTCGCGGCGAGCGTCTGCCTGACTCGGTCGAGGTCGAGGAATTTCCGGAAACAGTATACCGGGAAGCTCCTTCACTTCGTGAATACCGGTATATCCATCGCGAAAACCGGACTTATCTGGTCGACCCGGGTGAGCGCAGGGTGATCGAAGAAATCGACTGAGGCGATTTCACCAACCGGTGCACGAAGGCGGCCCGGTGGGCCGCCTTTTCGTTTGTTGCTTCATTCGGCGGAGCCAAGATTCGGGAATTTTCGGCAATGCCAGAAGGACGTCTATATTGTGCATTGCCCAACGCATTTCTCTGCCGCAAGGAGTTGGCGGCGGGTTGCATCTCCAACGGCAACGACCTAGTCGGCTTTGCTTCCATCAAACCCAATGAGGACAAGACCCTCCAAAGCGGAGACATGATCGCCCGGGAAACGATACCGGAAGTCGTCAAGGGCGTCGACGAAGGCAATGTCCGACCAAGTCCCGAACGTCGATGCGTTCAGCGGGTTTCAGAGGGGAGGAACTTTCGTTTCATTTGCGCATTTTCTGGGCGGCCAATCTCGGCTGCTGGGAGGATCATATGGAACAGGCAATTCGGCAAGCTACGCAGGCAGACCTCGTTGAACCGTCGGTACCGGGAATTTCCTGGGCCGCTGTCCTTGCGGGCGCGGTGGCATCCCTCGCGTTGACACTGGTGCTCATTTCCTTTGGCGCTGGTATGGGCTTCTCCGTCGTCTCGCCATGGGGCAATTCCGGCGTTTCGGCATCGACCTTCAAGATCGGAACAGGCCTGTACTTCATCGTCATGGCGATGATTTCGTCTGCCATCGGGGGCTATCTTGCGGGACGCCTCCGCACGAAATGGCTGGGCGTGCAGACCACCGAGGTGCACTTCCGCGATACGGCGCACGGCTTTTTGGCCTGGGCAGCCGCGTCAGTTCTCGGCGCCGTCCTGCTCGCCTCGCCCGCAAGTTCGCTGATAGGCGGAACGCTCTCGGGCGCGACCCAAGCCGCGGCTAATTCCGCGCAGTCATCCCCGATGGACGGCTATGTCGATCGGCTGCTCCGCTCCGACAACCCATCGGCGCAAGGCCAGCAGAATCCGTCTGACGCGCGGGGCGAAATGGTCCGCCTCTTTACGAGCAGCTTCCACAATGGAAACGACCTCAATCCCGCCGACCGGACCTACGTCGCCAAGGTCGTGTCTACCCGAACGGGATTAAGCCAGGCCGATGCCGAGAAACGCGTCAACGACGTCGTCACCCAGGTGAAGGCCGATCTAGATGCTGCACGTAAGGCCGCCATGCAAATCGCAATCTGGCTGACCTTATCGTTGTTCATTGGCGCGTTCTCCGCATCGCTGGCCGCTACCGAAGGCGGCGGCCTTCGCGATGGCACCTGGGGCAAGAAGGCTTATGGCACCCCCGCAATCAATCGCTAACCCCTCGAAAACGAAAGGAGAGACCCCATGCCTATTTTGCTTTGGCTCGTCGGAATTCCGATTCCGCTGATCATTCTCATCATGCTGCTGCAGCACTGAAACAGGACGACGTGGGCGCCTGCAGCGCCCACGTCGCCGAGACGTTTCATTCATCTTCAACGGAGGAAACATGACCAAATATCTCGCAACCGCTTTGCTGACAACGGCCCTCATCACCGGAGCAGCTTATGCCCAAAACAAGACTGCGACGACCGACAGCGCCGCCACGATACACCGGGAGGGCGAATGGCGCGCTTCCAAGCTCGTCGGTGTCAACGTCTACAACGAGGCCAACGAGAAGATCGGCGACATCAGCGATGTCATTCTCGACAAGTCTGGCAAGGTCGAGAATGTTGTTCTGGGCGTCGGTGGGTTCTTGGGTATGGGCGAGCATTACGTCGCCGTCGCCTATGACAAGCTGAAGTGGGTAAACGAGCCGGTTCGTACATCGACCACCACGCCCTCGGCCGACAAGCCCACAGTAGGTGTTAACAATGCCGGCGCGGCGACGGGAGAAGTCAACCGTTCCAACCGGCCCGTGCGCGCAGCTAACGAAAACTGGTATCCCGACCACGTCGTCTATAACGCGACCAAGGACCAGTTGAAGGCGATGCCGCAGTTCAAATACTGAAGCTGAGCAGCCGCCTCGGCAACGCGTGTTGAGGCGGCTGCTCATAAACAGGTTCCCGACATGGCCTTCGAAATCGAACAACCGGGTGATCTCGATGGCGAAAGCGCTGTTGTCGAACCGACTAAGCCGCGCTTGCTCGGGGTCTTGGGTCCCGGCCTGATCACGGGTGCTTCTGACGACGACCCCAGCGGGATCGCGACGTACTCGCAAGCGGGTGCGCAGTTCGGGTACGCGCTGACGTGGACAATGCTCTTTACCTATCCGCTGATGACGGCGGTGCAGATCGTAAGCGCCCGCGTGGGGCGCACTACCGGGCGAGGCATCGCAGGCAACCTGCGGCAGCATTGTCCGCCTTGGCTACTGACAGCAATCGTCACAATGCTGCTGATTGCCAATGCCATCAATATCGGAGCGGACCTCGGCGCAATGGCCGACGCTTCAAGACTGGTGCTGGGCGGCCCGCAGATTCTCTATGTCCTGCTGTTCGCGGCTATCTGCATCGCACTTCAGATTTTTCTCCAGTATTCCCACTATGTGTCAGTGCTGAAGTGGCTGACCCTGTTCCTGTTTGCCTACGTGGCCACCCTGTTCATGGTGAAAGTCTCGTGGACGGAGGCGCTGCACAGTCTGGTCGCCCCCTCCTTACATTGGGACAAGGATTACCTGACGACCGTCGTCGCCGTGCTGGGCACCACGATCAGCCCGTACCTGTTCTTTTGGCAAGCGTCCCAGGAAGCCGAAGACGTTCGAACCGCCCCGGCCCGGCAAATCCTCAAACGGGCGCCTCATCAGGGTGAAGGTGCCCTCAACCGAATTCATCTCGACACCTTGGTCGGAATGGGATTTTCGAATTTCATCGCACTTGCGATCATGATCACGGCGGCGGCGACGTTGCACGCCAATAACGTGACTGACATCCAGACGTCCGCCGAGGCTGCCCAGGCGCTGCGGCCCATTGCAGGTTCGCTTGCCGAAACGATATTCGCCCTTGGTGTCATCGGCACCGGCTTGTTGTCCGTTCCCGTCCTAGCCGGATCGGCGGCGTACGCGGTCGGCGAGGCGCGCAAGTGGCCGACGGGCCTCGCCCGCCAGCCTATGGAAGCCAAGGCTTTCTACGCGGTCATTTGCTTCGCGACGATCGTGGGCATGATCATGAACTTCACTCCGATCGATCCGATTCGGGCCTTGTACTGGAGCGCTGTTGTCAACGGCGTGGTCGCCGTTCCGGTCATGGGGCTCATGATGTGGCTGGCAGCAGCACCGAAGGTCATGGGCGAGTTTGTCATTGTCGGTTGGGTCAAGGCGCTCGGTTGGGGGGCAACCGCGATCATGGCGCTCGCGGTGGGGGCGATGTTGGCGACTTCGTAAGACCAATGGCCCGGCTGCTTGCTCCAGAAAAATCTCCGCGGGGCCGGCCGCGAAACCTGGAACGAAAACTTGAAACCGAAGTTGGGAGCGCATTGAAACTCACGTATGAGGGAGACAAACAATGGCGGACAAGGATCTGAACGACCTCTTCTTGGATACCCTGAAGGACATCTATTTCGCGGAAAAGCAAATCTACAAGAACCTGCCGAAGATGGCCAAGGCCGCGGCTTCCAATCAGCTTCGGGCGGCCTTCGAAAAACACCACGGCGAAACTGAGGTCCAGATCGAGCGGCTCGAGCAGATCTTCGAACTGCTTGGCAAGCCGGCGAGGGGAAAGACCTGCGATGCGATCCAGGGAATCCTTGAGGAAGGCAAGGAAATCATGGACGAGTACGAAGGTACGTCCGCGCTGGACGCCGGCTTGCTGGCCGCCGCGCAGGCCGTCGAGCATTATGAGATCTCCCGTTACGGCACCCTGAAATCATGGGCCGGAAAGCTGGGCATGAAAGACGCGGTCCGGCTTCTCGATCAGACGCTGTCCGAGGAAAAGAAAACTGATGATGCGTTGACCAAGCTTGCCGGTAGCGAAGTGAACGCTGAGGCGGCATAAGGGCGACGAAAACAGGCGCCCCTCAAAGAGTAAAGGCGGTTGACGGGCGGATGTACCTCGAAGGACTGCCGGCAAGGTCCCGGAGCAAATCCGGGACCTTGCTTTTTACGTTGCAATTTTCTTGACCGGGACTTGCCTCTGAGCGGAGCAGATTATTTCACGAGGCTGGTTTTCCGCCTGGTTGTCCCCGACATTCATCGTGCACCGACAGGCGGCGGCCCGATGTCGTGATTTGAGTTCCAGCGGAATGACGCACCAAACACCGTCATCACCAGCCAGCCGAGACCTGCAATCGACGTCGAAATTAAATTCGTGAGAACCTTGTCGAATACGACGTAGAGTTCGGCCGCGACAGCCAGTGCCAGGAGGATCGGCGGCATAATGAGAGGTGTGCTGCCTAGCCTCAGGAACGTCTCTGAGTCCTTCCCGCCGAACGAAAAACGGTGCGGCGGCGCCCTTCTCCTACCGGCGAACTAGCAAAGCGTTTCCACGCGAAAGAAGCGGAACGATAGGTCAACCCGCCGGTTGCTTTACGGAATTTGGACGCTTCGAATGACCGCAAGCGAAAAGCCGTTTTTCACCCGCCAGCACATTGGCGGCAGTGCCGGAGTTGGATTGGCGGCTTCGGTCGCACCCGCATTAGCGCAAGGGGCCAAATCAATGAAAGACCAAGGATTGCAAAATCCGGCCGACAAGTATCCCAAGCCACCCTACAAGAAGCAGTCGCAGCCATGGCCCGGGCTCGCAAGCGGGATGGAACCACGTCCAGACCATGGCGAGACCAGTTACAAAGGGTCTGGCCGGTTGGCCGGGCGTAAGGCGCTCATCACCGGCGGTGATTCCGGCATGGGTCGCGCGGCGGCAATCGCCTACGCGCGCGAGGGCGCCGACGTCGCCATCAATTATTTTCCGACCGAGGAGCCCGACGCGAAGGAAGTTATCGACCTGATCAAGGCGGAGGGCCGAGTTGGTGTGGCAATTCCCGGCGATCTCCGGGACGAGAAATTCTGTCAGGAACTGGTCGCCCGCGCAATTGATGGCCTCGGCAGTCTGGATATCCTTGTCTGCAACGCAGGACGGCAACAGGCCCATGACTCGATCCTCGACATTTCGTCCGAAGATTTCGACGCGACGACGAAGACCAACATCTACGCTCCGTTCTGGATCATCAAAGCGGCGCTACCGCATCTCAAGCCCGGTTCGGTCATCATCGGCACCACGTCCGAACAGGCCTACGATCCGTCGCCGGATTTGTACGACTATGCGCAAACGAAAGCGGCGACGATGAACTACATCAAGGCGCTAGCAAAGCAACTCGGGCCGAAGGGCATCCGGGTGAACGGCGTGGCGCCTGGCCCGATCTGGACGCCCCTGCAAGTTTCCGGAGGGGCATCGATGGAGAAGCTTGAGAAGTTCGGCGGCCAGACACCTTTGGGACGCGCTGGCCAACCGGCGGAGCTTGGGTCGATCTACGTTCAGCTTGCGGCAGCGGATGCCAGCTACGCCACGGGTCAGGTCTACGGTTCGGCCGGTGGTTCCGGGCAGCCCTGAGCGATTGCGTGGGTCCTAGGCTGTCTCCATCAGCGCGCGATCCTGACCGGCTTCCTTGAGCTCTTCGGTCGTCACATTGAAGCGGACCAATTGTGCGGGACCGAAGGCCGTGGAAATAGCGACGTCGGCCGCATCACGTCCCCTCGCAATCAGTATGCGCCCAATTCGGGGATGCTTGTGCCTCGCATCCAAAGTGAACCAACGACCATCAAGGAACACCTCGTACCATGCGCTGAAGTCCATGGGGGCGGGATCAGCGAGAACGCCGATGTCGCCGAGGTACCCTGTGCAGTACCGCGCCGGGATGTTCATGCATCGGGAAAGCGTGACGGCAAGATGCGCGAAGTCCCGGCAGACGCCGCGACGTTCTTCGTGGCCTTCCGAGGCGGTCCGGTCTCCCCGCGCGTGATGGTAGCCGAACTCGATGCGCTCGTGAGCGTAGTTGCAGATCGCCTGTGCTCGCTGCCAGCCGCCCTGGATGCCGCCAAAGAGCGACCATGCCAGGGTCGACAGCTTTTCGGTGTCGCAGTAGCGACTAGCCAACAGGAAGGGAAGAACCTCACCGGGCAATTCGGCTACGTCCCACTGTTGCGCCGCGGGGCATACCTCATCCGGCAGTCCGCTGTCCTCCACAACGAATTCGCTGCGGACTTCGAGCAGTCCGGGTGGGGCTACGAGCCGGGTGCAGATGTTGCCATAAGGATCGAAATAGTCGCGCGCTTCGACACGCGGCGAAAACTGCATCAACTGATCGCTGAGAATGTTCCCATCGCGCGACGGGTGAGTGGTTAGCATGAGGACCATGGGAACCGCGTAGGGACATTGAAAAGCGATGTCGTAACCTGCCCGAATCTTCACAGACGCCTCCGTTGAAATAGCTGCGCTTGGAAAGCGCAACCGGCGAGGTTCGTTCCGATGAGCAGTGATTGAATTTTAGGCCAATTCTGGACAGACCCGATTTGTAAAACCCGATCTAGTCCAAGGGGTGCGTTGGCGGATTTTTATGTCGAAGATCCGGTCGCATTCCAAGACCTGGACGCGTCACCTGAAATGCCGCGCCTTCACCTCGATGCCGTCGATGTGAAAGAACGTAGATGTCACTCGGCTTGGACCCCTCGGCCGCAAGCTGCGTACGGGTACTGCCATGATGGAATTCGTTGCGGCGCCCGTGCGGCACGGGAACCGTGGTCGCACGCCGATGGCGGCGAGATCGGCGGGCGGGTTGGTCAGCCGGTTGGCGACCAGAAATTGCGTATCGAAAGGGACCAAGTTCGAAACCTGTGGCGGCCAAGCGGTGCCGTGCTATCAATTCCAGGGCGGCAACGCCGGGACTCCAATTGAACGGGACATTTCATGGCCACCCCTCCGGGGCA harbors:
- a CDS encoding DUF1236 domain-containing protein; translation: MRTRFLISTAVGLVFATAAFAQSPSSTTTAPTTSETQTPTTSAPATQKAPDTTTQTPSVSTTTAPGASTTSPRAQTTTPTSPTGTSQPTQAQTNTATPATGQPQQPPASSQAQQAPASGNANTAAQQPATQPSTATNSAQSSTNVNASVNINDQQRTRVAESITRLNVQPLTNVNFSLTVGTAVPRDIRLQTLPADVVEVVPQYRGYSFFVVRDEIVIVEPSTYQIVTVLPRNGGATAAAPAPSHSKVSFTDKDRDVVRKHVKTRATERQTTGSTAKVVIRRGERLPDSVEVEEFPETVYREAPSLREYRYIHRENRTYLVDPGERRVIEEID
- a CDS encoding PRC-barrel domain-containing protein produces the protein MTKYLATALLTTALITGAAYAQNKTATTDSAATIHREGEWRASKLVGVNVYNEANEKIGDISDVILDKSGKVENVVLGVGGFLGMGEHYVAVAYDKLKWVNEPVRTSTTTPSADKPTVGVNNAGAATGEVNRSNRPVRAANENWYPDHVVYNATKDQLKAMPQFKY
- a CDS encoding NRAMP family divalent metal transporter is translated as MAFEIEQPGDLDGESAVVEPTKPRLLGVLGPGLITGASDDDPSGIATYSQAGAQFGYALTWTMLFTYPLMTAVQIVSARVGRTTGRGIAGNLRQHCPPWLLTAIVTMLLIANAINIGADLGAMADASRLVLGGPQILYVLLFAAICIALQIFLQYSHYVSVLKWLTLFLFAYVATLFMVKVSWTEALHSLVAPSLHWDKDYLTTVVAVLGTTISPYLFFWQASQEAEDVRTAPARQILKRAPHQGEGALNRIHLDTLVGMGFSNFIALAIMITAAATLHANNVTDIQTSAEAAQALRPIAGSLAETIFALGVIGTGLLSVPVLAGSAAYAVGEARKWPTGLARQPMEAKAFYAVICFATIVGMIMNFTPIDPIRALYWSAVVNGVVAVPVMGLMMWLAAAPKVMGEFVIVGWVKALGWGATAIMALAVGAMLATS
- a CDS encoding ferritin-like domain-containing protein → MADKDLNDLFLDTLKDIYFAEKQIYKNLPKMAKAAASNQLRAAFEKHHGETEVQIERLEQIFELLGKPARGKTCDAIQGILEEGKEIMDEYEGTSALDAGLLAAAQAVEHYEISRYGTLKSWAGKLGMKDAVRLLDQTLSEEKKTDDALTKLAGSEVNAEAA
- a CDS encoding SDR family oxidoreductase, producing MKDQGLQNPADKYPKPPYKKQSQPWPGLASGMEPRPDHGETSYKGSGRLAGRKALITGGDSGMGRAAAIAYAREGADVAINYFPTEEPDAKEVIDLIKAEGRVGVAIPGDLRDEKFCQELVARAIDGLGSLDILVCNAGRQQAHDSILDISSEDFDATTKTNIYAPFWIIKAALPHLKPGSVIIGTTSEQAYDPSPDLYDYAQTKAATMNYIKALAKQLGPKGIRVNGVAPGPIWTPLQVSGGASMEKLEKFGGQTPLGRAGQPAELGSIYVQLAAADASYATGQVYGSAGGSGQP
- a CDS encoding transglutaminase domain-containing protein, whose protein sequence is MKIRAGYDIAFQCPYAVPMVLMLTTHPSRDGNILSDQLMQFSPRVEARDYFDPYGNICTRLVAPPGLLEVRSEFVVEDSGLPDEVCPAAQQWDVAELPGEVLPFLLASRYCDTEKLSTLAWSLFGGIQGGWQRAQAICNYAHERIEFGYHHARGDRTASEGHEERRGVCRDFAHLAVTLSRCMNIPARYCTGYLGDIGVLADPAPMDFSAWYEVFLDGRWFTLDARHKHPRIGRILIARGRDAADVAISTAFGPAQLVRFNVTTEELKEAGQDRALMETA